A part of Bacteroidota bacterium genomic DNA contains:
- the gwsG gene encoding grasp-with-spasm system ATP-grasp peptide maturase, with protein sequence MIKNHKRILIISKSTADISTEDVIDWLILNGNRPERLNGDSIEDFKSHGITFSINDVGELISNTGMTGSFYSIWLRRWSDYSSLIETKRSFDNSVSADLVAHIISQLTRDLSVIENFILSNIRCVKFLGSDNKKHGNKLNNLLLAKKHNLEIPEFILTTEKTSLNKFFEKYNKKIILKDLSITFNYDLGSNLYTTYTELITEEDISNFPDKFYLSFFQEYIEKEYEIRCFILETKVYSMAIFSQIDDKTKVDCRKYNFQNPNRTVPYSLPLVIEKQLINLFSDLKLLSGSVDLIKGLDKKYYFLEINSDGQFGMVAECCNYNINYEIAQFLCS encoded by the coding sequence GTGATCAAAAATCATAAAAGAATTTTAATTATCAGTAAAAGCACAGCTGATATTTCGACAGAAGACGTTATTGATTGGCTGATACTAAATGGAAATAGGCCTGAAAGATTAAATGGTGATTCAATTGAAGATTTTAAGTCACATGGTATTACTTTTTCTATAAACGATGTCGGAGAATTAATTAGTAACACTGGTATGACTGGTTCGTTTTATTCAATCTGGTTAAGAAGGTGGTCTGATTATTCTTCGCTCATTGAAACAAAAAGATCTTTCGATAACTCTGTAAGCGCTGACTTAGTTGCACATATCATATCACAATTAACTCGTGATCTTTCAGTTATTGAAAATTTTATTCTTTCCAATATTCGTTGTGTGAAATTTTTAGGCTCAGATAATAAGAAACACGGCAATAAACTTAATAATCTATTATTAGCAAAAAAACACAATTTAGAAATACCTGAATTCATACTAACTACTGAAAAAACATCTTTAAATAAATTCTTTGAGAAGTACAATAAAAAAATTATTCTTAAAGATTTAAGTATAACTTTTAACTATGACTTAGGTTCTAACTTATATACAACATATACAGAGTTAATAACTGAAGAAGATATTAGCAATTTCCCAGATAAATTCTATTTGTCCTTCTTTCAAGAGTATATCGAAAAAGAATATGAAATACGTTGTTTTATTTTAGAAACCAAGGTTTATAGTATGGCTATTTTTTCTCAAATAGATGATAAAACAAAAGTAGATTGCCGTAAATATAATTTTCAAAACCCAAATCGTACTGTACCATACTCTCTGCCCTTAGTGATTGAAAAACAGTTAATAAATCTTTTCTCCGACTTAAAATTATTATCCGGATCTGTTGACCTTATTAAGGGCTTGGATAAAAAATACTACTTTCTGGAAATAAATTCTGATGGCCAATTTGGTATGGTTGCGGAATGCTGTAACTATAATATTAATTATGAAATTGCACAATTTCTTTGCTCATGA
- the gwsS gene encoding grasp-with-spasm system SPASM domain peptide maturase encodes MNTNFYFTLFSNCIPVKGAVRSIICDLQRGSYLFISNDIVDVLASCETMPIFKILDYYRNINEVELEILFNQLIELNLGHYCENPDRFPKINTQFNSPYEILDCIIELSDCNLKYIDNIFESLTILGCQTIELRTYSHFSLEKIEIFLSKLNLTRIRNVELIVCHSQLETSNAFEAILKKYPIIETLVIHSADIDNCKTIGASNLIFTTQIITSSSCCGNISKEDFKINLPFYLHGIKNNTCLYKKISIKANGDITNCPSLEKTFGSVIELSLEQALNTTGFKELWSIKKDDINICKVCEFRYICSDCRAFLNDVYEKPFKCSYDPYSPSFHNLS; translated from the coding sequence ATGAACACAAACTTTTATTTTACGCTATTTTCTAATTGCATTCCTGTAAAAGGCGCAGTACGTTCTATAATATGTGATTTACAAAGAGGATCCTATTTATTTATATCAAATGACATTGTTGACGTTCTTGCCTCATGTGAAACTATGCCTATTTTTAAAATACTAGATTATTACCGCAATATAAATGAAGTCGAATTAGAAATATTATTCAACCAGCTAATTGAACTCAACCTTGGCCACTATTGTGAAAATCCTGATAGATTTCCGAAGATAAACACACAATTTAATTCACCTTATGAAATTCTTGATTGTATTATTGAATTATCAGATTGTAATTTAAAATACATTGACAATATATTTGAATCTCTAACTATATTGGGCTGCCAAACAATTGAATTGCGAACTTACTCTCACTTTTCACTCGAAAAAATAGAAATTTTTTTAAGTAAGCTCAATTTAACTAGAATTAGGAATGTCGAATTAATTGTCTGCCATTCACAATTAGAAACGTCAAACGCATTTGAGGCAATTTTGAAAAAATATCCAATTATAGAAACTCTCGTTATTCATTCGGCCGATATTGACAACTGTAAGACGATTGGCGCATCCAATTTAATATTTACAACTCAAATAATCACATCATCTTCTTGCTGCGGCAATATATCTAAAGAGGACTTTAAAATAAATCTTCCTTTCTATCTGCATGGTATAAAAAACAATACTTGTTTATATAAAAAAATATCTATCAAAGCAAATGGTGATATAACAAACTGCCCTAGCTTAGAAAAAACGTTTGGTAGTGTAATTGAACTATCACTTGAGCAGGCTTTAAACACCACTGGCTTCAAAGAATTATGGTCTATTAAAAAAGACGATATAAACATCTGTAAGGTATGTGAGTTTAGATATATCTGTAGTGATTGTAGAGCTTTTCTAAATGACGTTTACGAGAAACCCTTTAAATGTAGCTACGATCCCTATTCACCCTCATTCCATAATTTGTCTTAA